One region of Roseovarius faecimaris genomic DNA includes:
- a CDS encoding histidine phosphatase family protein, which yields MTTWHWVRHGPTHEKNFTGWRDVPADLSDAAAIARLDAHLPREALLISSDLIRAVTTADVLEAGRTRLPHHADLREFHFGEWDGKHHSEVAATHPELSRAFWETPGDVVAPGGESWNMAAARVARVVEAITAAHAGADIVAVAHFGVILTQVQRALGVAADDVLAHKIDTLSVTTIAHGPEGWQVRGINHCP from the coding sequence ATGACCACATGGCACTGGGTGCGTCACGGCCCCACCCATGAGAAAAACTTCACCGGCTGGCGCGATGTGCCTGCGGATCTGTCGGACGCGGCGGCGATTGCCCGGCTGGATGCGCATCTGCCGCGCGAGGCGCTGCTGATCTCGTCGGACCTGATCCGCGCGGTGACGACGGCGGATGTGCTGGAGGCAGGCCGCACCCGCCTGCCCCACCATGCCGATCTGAGGGAATTTCACTTTGGCGAGTGGGACGGCAAGCATCACAGCGAGGTGGCCGCCACCCACCCGGAGCTGAGCCGCGCCTTTTGGGAGACCCCGGGCGACGTGGTGGCCCCAGGCGGGGAAAGCTGGAACATGGCCGCGGCACGTGTGGCGCGGGTGGTCGAGGCAATCACCGCGGCCCATGCCGGGGCGGATATCGTGGCGGTCGCACATTTCGGGGTGATCCTGACACAGGTGCAGCGGGCGCTTGGCGTGGCCGCCGACGATGTGCTGGCGCACAAGATCGACACGCTATCGGTGACGACGATCGCACACGGGCCGGAGGGGTGGCAGGTGCGCGGCATCAATCACTGTCCGTGA
- the cobU gene encoding bifunctional adenosylcobinamide kinase/adenosylcobinamide-phosphate guanylyltransferase, with product MLPGLTLVLGGAASGKSAFAEGLVSGTGRNRVYLATAQAHDEEMRLKLAAHREARGPGWHTIEEPMDVGRALATISGDTCVLFDCATMWLSNQLLAEADLAEAEAGLMAGLALCPAPVVIVSNEVGASVVPENALARRFREEQGKLNQKLAAKAGLVVNVIAGLPQVLKGELP from the coding sequence ATGTTGCCAGGATTGACGCTTGTTTTAGGAGGAGCAGCATCGGGAAAATCAGCCTTTGCCGAAGGTTTGGTGAGTGGCACGGGGCGCAACCGGGTCTATCTTGCCACGGCGCAGGCGCATGATGAGGAAATGCGGCTGAAGCTGGCCGCCCATCGCGAGGCGCGCGGGCCGGGGTGGCACACGATCGAGGAGCCGATGGATGTGGGCCGGGCTCTGGCGACGATCAGCGGCGACACCTGCGTCCTGTTTGATTGCGCGACGATGTGGCTGAGCAATCAGCTTCTGGCCGAGGCGGACCTGGCGGAGGCCGAGGCCGGACTGATGGCGGGGCTGGCGCTCTGCCCTGCGCCGGTGGTGATCGTGTCCAATGAGGTGGGTGCGAGCGTGGTGCCCGAGAACGCGCTGGCACGCCGGTTTCGCGAGGAGCAGGGCAAGCTGAACCAGAAGCTCGCGGCCAAGGCCGGGCTGGTTGTCAATGTGATCGCGGGGCTGCCTCAGGTGCTCAAGGGCGAATTGCCATGA
- a CDS encoding RNA polymerase factor sigma-32: MPLDAPQEFSLSRTAMKAELLDAETELKLAYAWRDHRDEEALHRLIKAYMRLAISMAAKFKRYGAPMNDLIQEAGLGLMKAADKFDPDRGVRFSTYAVWWIKASVQDYVMRNWSMVRTGSTSAQKSLFFNMRRVQAQLEREAFAQGEELDRHQLREMIAQEVGVPLRDVEMMEGRLSGSDFSLNATQSSEDEGREWLDTLEDEGPRGDQMVEEDHDLGTLRGWLGEAMGKLNDRERFIIRERKLRDEPRTLESLGEELKLSKERVRQLEAAAYVKMRKHLERHGSEVHNLLA; this comes from the coding sequence ATGCCACTGGACGCACCACAGGAATTTTCACTGTCACGCACCGCCATGAAGGCGGAGCTTCTCGATGCCGAGACTGAGCTGAAACTGGCCTATGCCTGGCGCGATCACCGTGATGAAGAAGCGCTGCACCGGCTGATCAAGGCCTATATGCGCCTGGCGATTTCCATGGCCGCCAAATTCAAGCGCTACGGCGCCCCGATGAACGATCTCATCCAGGAGGCGGGCCTTGGCCTGATGAAGGCCGCCGACAAGTTCGACCCCGACCGCGGCGTGCGCTTCTCGACCTATGCTGTGTGGTGGATCAAGGCCAGCGTGCAGGACTATGTGATGCGCAACTGGTCGATGGTGCGCACCGGCTCGACTTCGGCGCAGAAATCGTTGTTCTTCAACATGCGCCGCGTGCAGGCCCAGCTTGAGCGCGAGGCCTTCGCCCAGGGCGAAGAACTGGACCGGCATCAGCTGCGCGAGATGATCGCCCAGGAAGTGGGTGTGCCCCTGCGGGATGTCGAGATGATGGAAGGCCGCCTCTCCGGTTCCGACTTCTCGCTCAACGCCACTCAATCGAGCGAGGACGAGGGCCGCGAATGGCTCGACACGCTCGAAGACGAAGGCCCGCGCGGCGATCAGATGGTCGAGGAAGATCACGATCTCGGCACCCTTCGCGGCTGGCTCGGCGAAGCCATGGGCAAGCTCAACGACCGCGAACGCTTCATCATTCGTGAGCGCAAGCTGCGCGACGAGCCGCGCACGCTTGAAAGCCTCGGCGAAGAGCTGAAGCTGAGCAAGGAGCGCGTGCGTCAGCTCGAAGCGGCGGCCTATGTGAAAATGCGCAAGCATCTTGAACGCCACGGCTCCGAGGTGCACAACCTGTTGGCATGA
- a CDS encoding ChaN family lipoprotein: protein MIARLAAALVAIAPLAQAQDVLILGEVHDNPAHHLAQAAEVEALSPSAIVFEMLTAAQADGAVMPQVADADALSAHLNWGDSGWPDFSMYHPIFTAAPGARIFGAGVSREAAFAAIGSGIAEAFAGDASAYGLDQPLPEDQQEAREELQFQAHCEALPRDILPGMVAVQRLRDAELARVTLTALEATGGPVAVITGNGHARRDWGMPVYLERVAPGLEVVVIGQTEDNDPLRGTFDKVLTAPSIDRPDPCEAFR, encoded by the coding sequence ATGATCGCCCGTCTTGCCGCCGCCCTTGTTGCAATCGCCCCTCTCGCCCAGGCGCAGGATGTCCTGATCCTGGGCGAGGTGCATGATAACCCCGCTCATCATCTCGCGCAGGCCGCCGAAGTGGAAGCACTGTCCCCGTCGGCGATTGTCTTTGAAATGCTGACCGCCGCGCAGGCGGATGGCGCGGTGATGCCACAGGTCGCAGATGCCGATGCCTTGTCGGCGCATCTGAACTGGGGCGACAGCGGCTGGCCTGACTTCTCCATGTATCACCCGATCTTCACCGCCGCCCCCGGTGCACGGATTTTTGGCGCAGGCGTGAGCCGTGAGGCCGCCTTTGCCGCGATTGGCTCCGGGATCGCCGAGGCCTTTGCCGGGGATGCCTCGGCCTACGGGCTGGATCAGCCCTTGCCCGAAGATCAGCAAGAGGCTCGCGAAGAGCTGCAATTCCAGGCCCATTGCGAAGCCCTGCCGCGCGATATCCTGCCCGGCATGGTCGCCGTGCAACGCCTGCGCGACGCCGAGCTGGCGCGGGTGACCCTGACAGCCCTTGAGGCGACAGGCGGACCGGTGGCGGTGATCACCGGCAACGGCCATGCGCGGCGCGACTGGGGCATGCCGGTTTACCTCGAACGCGTGGCGCCCGGGCTTGAGGTGGTCGTGATCGGCCAGACCGAGGATAACGACCCGCTGCGCGGCACGTTCGACAAGGTGCTTACGGCCCCCTCCATCGATCGGCCCGATCCCTGCGAGGCGTTCAGGTAG
- the coaBC gene encoding bifunctional phosphopantothenoylcysteine decarboxylase/phosphopantothenate--cysteine ligase CoaBC, protein MLASKRILLIIGGGIAAFKSLDLIRRLRERGAAVTPVLTRAGEEFVKPLSVSALAGLKVFRDLFDLTDEAEMGHIELSRSADLIVVAPATADLMAKMAQGHADDLASTLLLATDTPVLVAPAMNVRMWAHPATQRNIATLRGDGVRFVGPNEGDMACGEYGPGRMSEPLEIVAAVEAALADGPLRGKRILVTSGPTHEPIDPVRYIANRSSGAQGTAIARALAALGAEVIFVTGPADIPPPDGVEVVRVETAREMLEAVQGGLPADAAIFAAAVADWRVASASASKMKKTKGGLPQLDFAENPDILATVSQMTKGRPGLVVGFAAETDDVVENATAKRQRKGCDWILANDVSAGTGIMGGSENAVTLISADGAEDWPRMSKDEVAARLAERIAQALGGGF, encoded by the coding sequence ATGCTCGCCTCCAAACGTATCCTTCTGATCATCGGCGGCGGCATCGCGGCGTTCAAATCGCTCGATCTGATCCGCCGCCTGCGCGAACGTGGCGCCGCTGTGACGCCCGTTCTGACCCGTGCCGGAGAAGAGTTCGTCAAGCCGCTCTCGGTCTCGGCCCTGGCCGGGCTCAAGGTGTTTCGCGACCTCTTCGATCTCACCGACGAGGCCGAGATGGGCCATATCGAACTCAGCCGTTCGGCCGACCTGATCGTGGTTGCCCCCGCCACCGCCGATTTGATGGCCAAGATGGCCCAGGGCCATGCCGATGATCTCGCCTCGACGCTGCTGCTGGCCACCGACACACCCGTGCTGGTCGCCCCCGCCATGAACGTGCGCATGTGGGCGCATCCTGCCACCCAGCGCAACATCGCCACCTTGCGCGGCGACGGCGTGCGCTTCGTCGGCCCAAACGAAGGCGACATGGCCTGTGGCGAATACGGCCCCGGTCGCATGTCCGAGCCTTTGGAAATTGTCGCCGCCGTCGAGGCCGCTCTGGCCGATGGGCCGCTCCGGGGCAAGCGCATCCTCGTCACTTCCGGCCCCACGCATGAACCGATCGACCCCGTGCGCTATATCGCCAACCGCTCCTCGGGGGCGCAGGGCACCGCGATTGCCCGGGCACTTGCCGCGCTCGGGGCCGAGGTGATCTTTGTCACCGGACCCGCGGATATCCCTCCTCCGGACGGGGTGGAGGTGGTCCGCGTGGAGACCGCGCGCGAGATGCTGGAGGCGGTGCAGGGCGGCTTGCCCGCCGATGCCGCCATCTTTGCCGCTGCGGTGGCCGACTGGCGCGTGGCCTCGGCCTCGGCCTCGAAGATGAAGAAGACCAAGGGCGGTTTGCCGCAGCTGGATTTCGCGGAGAACCCTGACATTCTGGCCACCGTGTCACAGATGACGAAAGGCCGGCCCGGTCTGGTGGTGGGTTTTGCCGCCGAGACCGACGACGTGGTGGAAAACGCCACCGCCAAGCGCCAGCGCAAGGGCTGCGACTGGATCCTCGCCAACGATGTGAGTGCCGGGACGGGGATCATGGGCGGGTCGGAAAACGCGGTGACGCTGATCTCGGCGGATGGGGCCGAGGATTGGCCGCGCATGTCGAAGGACGAGGTGGCCGCCCGGCTGGCCGAGCGGATCGCGCAGGCGCTGGGCGGGGGATTTTGA
- the dut gene encoding dUTP diphosphatase, whose translation MVRIDCVWDQGADCSLGLPCYESAGAAGADLRANFPEAERDGVELRPGERALVPTGLRLAIPAGYEVQLRPRSGLALKHGITLPNSPGTIDADYRGPLGVIVMNAGDQPFHIAHGMRIAQMVVAPVVQARLQLVEVLDDTARGAGGFGSTGVG comes from the coding sequence GTGGTCAGGATAGACTGCGTTTGGGACCAGGGGGCCGATTGCTCGCTGGGGCTGCCCTGCTATGAGAGCGCAGGGGCGGCGGGGGCCGATCTGCGGGCGAATTTCCCCGAGGCAGAGCGCGATGGTGTTGAGCTCAGACCGGGGGAGCGCGCGCTGGTGCCCACGGGGCTTCGGCTGGCTATTCCGGCAGGGTATGAGGTGCAGCTGAGGCCACGTTCGGGGCTGGCGCTCAAACACGGGATCACGCTGCCCAACAGCCCCGGCACGATCGATGCCGATTATCGCGGGCCGCTGGGCGTGATCGTGATGAACGCAGGCGATCAGCCATTTCACATCGCGCATGGGATGCGCATCGCGCAGATGGTTGTTGCCCCCGTTGTGCAGGCGCGCCTGCAGCTTGTCGAGGTGCTGGACGACACCGCGCGCGGCGCGGGCGGCTTTGGCTCGACCGGGGTTGGCTGA
- a CDS encoding HesA/MoeB/ThiF family protein, producing MALVLILMAALWGLGALLGTPRRMRWIMIGVLWAAVVALHLALPEGHALRMATGESAARWLILGGFASLFLAYRAGLRRVRQTAEARQAPPEPDGPFANAELERYARHIILREIGGPGQKALKEARVLVIGAGGLGSPACLYLAAAGVGTIGVIDDDVVDASNLQRQIIHTDARVNQPKVHSAAKAMQALNPFVAVKTYQRRLSPEIATELFAEYDLILDGTDNFTTRYLANAAAVQAGKPLISGALSQWEGQISVFDPARGTPCYQCIFPEAPAPGLAPSCAEAGVIGPLPGVIGSMMAVEAVKVIAGAGAPLYGEMLIYDALYGETRKLTLKPRADCPICATTSD from the coding sequence ATGGCGCTGGTTCTGATCCTGATGGCCGCACTTTGGGGCCTTGGCGCGCTGCTGGGCACGCCCCGGCGGATGCGCTGGATCATGATCGGCGTGCTCTGGGCGGCGGTGGTGGCGCTGCATCTGGCGCTGCCCGAGGGCCACGCCCTGCGCATGGCCACGGGCGAAAGTGCGGCGCGCTGGCTGATCCTCGGCGGCTTTGCCTCGCTCTTCCTGGCCTATCGCGCCGGGCTCAGGCGGGTGCGCCAGACCGCCGAAGCACGCCAGGCCCCGCCCGAACCGGACGGCCCGTTCGCCAATGCCGAGCTGGAGCGCTATGCCCGCCATATCATCCTGCGTGAGATCGGCGGACCAGGGCAGAAGGCCCTGAAAGAAGCGCGCGTGCTGGTGATCGGGGCCGGGGGGCTGGGTTCGCCCGCCTGCCTCTATCTGGCGGCGGCGGGTGTGGGCACCATTGGCGTGATCGACGACGATGTGGTCGATGCGTCGAACCTGCAACGTCAGATCATCCACACCGATGCCCGCGTGAACCAGCCCAAGGTCCACTCGGCCGCCAAGGCCATGCAGGCGCTCAACCCCTTCGTGGCGGTCAAGACCTATCAGCGGCGCCTCTCCCCCGAGATCGCGACCGAGCTTTTTGCGGAGTATGATCTGATCCTAGACGGCACGGATAATTTCACCACCCGCTACCTTGCCAATGCCGCCGCGGTCCAGGCGGGCAAGCCTCTGATTTCCGGCGCTTTGTCGCAATGGGAGGGCCAGATCAGCGTGTTCGACCCTGCGCGCGGCACCCCTTGTTATCAATGCATCTTTCCCGAAGCGCCCGCACCCGGCCTTGCGCCGTCCTGTGCCGAGGCCGGTGTGATCGGCCCCTTGCCGGGCGTCATCGGCTCGATGATGGCGGTGGAGGCGGTCAAGGTGATCGCAGGGGCCGGCGCGCCGCTTTATGGCGAGATGCTGATTTACGACGCACTTTATGGCGAGACGCGCAAACTGACGCTCAAGCCCCGCGCCGATTGCCCCATTTGCGCGACAACCTCTGATTGA
- a CDS encoding M3 family metallopeptidase — MTNPLLQDWDTPFDLAPFDAVEDAHFAPAFKTALEQARAEITAIADTPEPPSFANTIEALEASGKALDKVLAVFFSVAGADSNPARQALQREFGPELARFSSDMTSNAALFARIETLWEARDSLDLTPEQQRLLMLTHRRFRRAGAALTGAQEARMREIMARLAELGTAFTQNLLADEAGWHMALSEADLEGLPEFVVSAARAAGEELGQPGPVITLSRSLIVPFLQFSPRRDLREKAFRAWEARGAGGGETDNRAIAAETLALRQERAALLGYKSFADFKLETEMARTPAAVRDLLMAVWTPARARAEADARILTEMMHADGINEDLAPWDWRYYAEKRRRAEFDLDEAELKPYLQLDRMIEAAFACANRLFGLEFRRIDVPLYHPDCRAWEVTREGRHVAVFIGDYFARASKRSGAWCSSMRGQARTPQVQGPVVINVCNFAKGSPALLSYDDARTLFHEFGHALHHLLSNVTYESLSGTSVARDFVELPSQLYEHWLEVPEVLAEFATHAETGEAMPQAMLDKVLKAATFDMGFQTVEYVASALVDLAFHDGAAPADPMAKQAEVLEAIGMPAAIRMRHATPQFAHVFSGDGYSSGYYSYMWSEVMDADAFAAFEEAGDAFDPATAQRLEEHILSTGGSVEADALYTAFRGRLPGVEALLRGRGLAA; from the coding sequence ATGACCAACCCCTTGTTGCAGGACTGGGATACCCCCTTTGATCTTGCCCCGTTCGATGCGGTCGAAGACGCGCATTTTGCCCCCGCATTTAAGACCGCGCTGGAGCAGGCCCGCGCCGAGATCACGGCGATTGCCGACACTCCCGAACCGCCCAGCTTTGCCAACACGATCGAGGCGCTCGAAGCCTCCGGCAAGGCGCTCGACAAGGTGCTCGCGGTGTTCTTCTCGGTTGCCGGGGCCGACAGCAACCCGGCGCGGCAGGCGCTCCAGCGCGAGTTTGGCCCCGAACTGGCGCGGTTTTCCTCGGATATGACCTCTAACGCTGCCCTCTTTGCCCGGATCGAAACCCTTTGGGAGGCGCGCGACAGCCTCGATCTGACGCCAGAGCAACAGCGCCTGCTGATGCTGACCCACCGCCGCTTTCGCAGGGCCGGCGCCGCGCTGACCGGCGCCCAAGAGGCCCGCATGCGCGAGATCATGGCGCGCCTCGCTGAACTGGGCACGGCGTTCACGCAAAATCTGCTGGCCGATGAGGCGGGCTGGCACATGGCGCTCTCGGAGGCGGATCTTGAGGGCCTGCCCGAGTTCGTGGTGTCGGCCGCCCGTGCGGCGGGCGAGGAACTGGGCCAGCCGGGCCCTGTCATCACCCTTTCGCGTTCGCTCATCGTGCCGTTTCTGCAATTCTCCCCGCGCCGCGACCTGCGCGAAAAAGCGTTCCGCGCGTGGGAGGCCCGTGGGGCCGGCGGCGGGGAGACCGATAACCGCGCCATCGCCGCCGAAACGCTGGCCTTGCGGCAGGAACGCGCCGCCCTTCTGGGCTACAAGAGCTTTGCCGATTTCAAGCTCGAAACCGAAATGGCCAGAACGCCAGCGGCGGTGCGCGATCTGCTCATGGCGGTCTGGACGCCCGCCCGCGCCCGCGCCGAGGCCGATGCGCGTATCCTCACCGAGATGATGCATGCCGACGGCATCAATGAGGATCTCGCCCCGTGGGACTGGCGCTATTACGCCGAAAAACGCCGCCGCGCGGAGTTCGACCTCGATGAGGCCGAGCTGAAGCCCTATCTGCAGCTTGATCGCATGATCGAAGCCGCCTTCGCCTGCGCCAACCGGCTCTTTGGGCTGGAGTTCAGGCGCATTGACGTGCCGCTCTACCACCCCGATTGCCGCGCCTGGGAGGTGACCCGTGAAGGCCGACATGTGGCCGTGTTCATCGGCGATTATTTCGCGCGCGCCTCCAAACGGTCGGGGGCCTGGTGCTCCTCCATGCGCGGGCAGGCCAGGACACCCCAAGTGCAGGGCCCGGTGGTGATCAATGTCTGCAACTTCGCCAAGGGCAGTCCGGCCCTGCTCAGCTATGACGACGCGCGCACGTTGTTTCACGAGTTTGGCCATGCGCTGCATCACCTTCTGTCGAATGTGACCTATGAGAGCCTGTCGGGCACATCGGTGGCGCGCGACTTTGTCGAGCTGCCCAGCCAGCTTTACGAGCATTGGCTCGAAGTCCCCGAAGTGCTGGCCGAATTTGCCACCCATGCCGAAACCGGCGAGGCGATGCCGCAGGCGATGCTCGACAAGGTGCTCAAGGCCGCCACGTTCGACATGGGGTTCCAGACGGTCGAATATGTCGCCTCCGCTCTGGTGGATCTGGCGTTTCACGACGGTGCCGCCCCCGCGGACCCGATGGCGAAACAGGCCGAGGTGCTAGAGGCGATCGGCATGCCCGCCGCCATCCGCATGCGCCACGCCACGCCGCAATTCGCCCATGTCTTCTCGGGCGATGGCTATTCCTCGGGCTATTACAGCTATATGTGGTCTGAGGTGATGGATGCCGACGCCTTCGCCGCCTTCGAAGAAGCGGGCGATGCGTTTGACCCGGCCACCGCGCAACGGCTGGAGGAACATATCCTCTCGACCGGCGGCTCGGTCGAGGCCGATGCGCTCTACACCGCGTTCCGGGGCCGGTTGCCGGGGGTCGAGGCGTTGCTCAGGGGGCGCGGTCTGGCGGCTTGA
- a CDS encoding MFS transporter → MTPSFSGLPVLVATALVAMVLGTVHAYSVFLVPLEVQFGTGRSALSLGYSLALVCLTLVVLAGPRLYARAAPATLMILACGGAATGALLAGWGGSLALLYLGYGVIFGAANGLGYGFGLQLAAQANPGREGLAMGVVTAAYALGAVLAPGVFEAALVRTGFGGAMTVLALALIGAGGVSVLLLRRSGIRFQTGAAPAAGTRNTGLPLLWLGYFGGVLAGLMVIGHAAGIAEAMHPGQAGWMAPAIIALCNLAGSLAGGRLADGTGPRRVLVGLVLLTGVTLAALALGPRGGGVFLALGLVGFAYGGTIAATPAVIAKLYGMGQSAAIYGRVFTAWGAAGLAGPWLAGALYDWRGGYGLALMLASGFALVAALSLAAFKPPDRAP, encoded by the coding sequence ATGACCCCATCCTTCTCTGGCCTGCCCGTTCTTGTTGCCACCGCGCTGGTGGCGATGGTTCTGGGCACGGTGCATGCCTATTCGGTCTTTCTGGTGCCGCTGGAAGTGCAGTTCGGCACGGGCCGTTCCGCCCTGTCGCTGGGCTATTCGCTGGCGCTGGTCTGCCTGACCCTTGTCGTTCTGGCGGGGCCGCGGCTCTATGCCCGGGCAGCCCCCGCAACGCTTATGATACTGGCCTGTGGCGGGGCGGCGACGGGTGCGCTGCTGGCCGGGTGGGGCGGGTCGCTGGCGCTGCTCTACCTGGGTTACGGCGTGATCTTCGGGGCCGCCAACGGGCTGGGCTATGGCTTTGGCCTGCAACTGGCCGCACAGGCCAATCCGGGGCGCGAGGGGCTGGCCATGGGGGTGGTCACGGCGGCCTATGCTCTGGGTGCCGTGCTGGCGCCGGGGGTATTCGAGGCCGCATTGGTACGCACGGGGTTCGGCGGGGCAATGACGGTGCTGGCGCTGGCGCTGATTGGCGCGGGCGGGGTGAGCGTGCTGTTGCTTCGGCGCAGCGGCATCCGGTTTCAGACCGGCGCGGCCCCTGCCGCCGGGACCCGTAACACGGGGCTGCCGCTGCTTTGGCTGGGTTATTTCGGCGGGGTGCTGGCCGGGCTGATGGTGATCGGCCATGCGGCCGGTATTGCCGAGGCCATGCATCCCGGGCAGGCAGGCTGGATGGCTCCGGCGATCATTGCCCTGTGCAATCTGGCGGGCAGCCTTGCGGGCGGGCGTCTGGCTGACGGGACCGGCCCGAGACGTGTCCTTGTCGGGCTGGTGCTGCTGACCGGCGTGACGCTTGCGGCGCTGGCCCTTGGGCCGCGCGGTGGCGGCGTCTTTCTTGCCCTCGGCCTTGTCGGCTTTGCCTATGGCGGCACAATCGCGGCCACCCCTGCCGTCATTGCCAAGCTTTATGGCATGGGCCAGAGCGCCGCGATTTACGGCCGGGTCTTTACCGCCTGGGGTGCGGCCGGGCTGGCCGGGCCGTGGCTGGCCGGTGCGCTGTATGACTGGCGCGGGGGCTATGGGCTGGCGCTGATGCTGGCGAGCGGCTTTGCCCTTGTCGCCGCTCTCAGCCTTGCGGCCTTCAAGCCGCCAGACCGCGCCCCCTGA
- a CDS encoding phosphomannomutase/phosphoglucomutase, with protein MKKPLPQSTPNTWEFLRDAMIAPTGFREYDARWKYPDDINLAGMTALGLGLGTQMHKRGIAPVIAVGNDYRDYSQSIKHALIIGLMQAGIRVKDIGPALSPMAYFSQFHLDVPAVAMVTASHNPNGWTGVKMGFDRPLTHGPDEMAELRDIVLTGAGVAREGGGYEFVDGVREAYLDDLVGDFRMTRKLKVVCATGNGTASAFAPELFERLGVEVVPSHNELDYTFPHYNPNPEAMEMLHDMAASVTASGADFALGFDGDGDRCGVVDDEGEEIFADKVGVIMARDLSKLYPGSTFVADVKSTGLFASDPELQAQGAKADYWKTGHSHMKRRVKEIGALAGFEKSGHYFLAEPVGRGYDCGMRVAVEICKLMDRNPEMSMSDLRRALPQTWATPTMSPYCADEEKYQVLERLVEKLVTKHEAGEPVAGRAIKEVVTVNGARVILDNGSWGLVRASSNTPNLVVVCESSESESEMRAIFADIDAVIRTEPLVGEYDQTI; from the coding sequence GTGAAAAAGCCCCTGCCCCAATCGACGCCGAATACCTGGGAATTCCTGCGCGATGCGATGATCGCCCCCACAGGATTCCGCGAATATGACGCGCGGTGGAAATACCCCGATGACATCAACCTGGCGGGGATGACGGCGCTGGGGCTGGGCCTTGGCACGCAGATGCACAAGCGGGGCATTGCTCCGGTGATTGCCGTAGGCAACGATTATCGCGACTATTCGCAGTCGATCAAACACGCGCTGATCATCGGGCTGATGCAGGCGGGTATCCGGGTCAAGGATATTGGCCCGGCGCTGTCGCCCATGGCCTATTTCAGCCAGTTTCATCTTGATGTGCCTGCGGTGGCGATGGTCACGGCCTCGCATAACCCCAATGGCTGGACCGGGGTGAAGATGGGCTTTGACCGCCCCCTGACCCACGGCCCCGACGAGATGGCCGAGCTGCGCGACATTGTTCTGACCGGCGCAGGCGTGGCGCGCGAGGGCGGCGGGTATGAGTTTGTCGACGGGGTGCGCGAGGCGTATCTTGACGACCTCGTGGGGGATTTCAGAATGACCCGCAAGCTCAAGGTTGTCTGCGCCACGGGCAATGGCACGGCCAGCGCCTTTGCGCCCGAGCTGTTTGAGCGGCTGGGGGTGGAGGTGGTGCCCTCGCATAACGAGCTGGATTACACGTTTCCGCACTACAACCCCAACCCCGAGGCGATGGAAATGCTGCATGACATGGCCGCTTCGGTGACGGCGTCAGGTGCCGATTTCGCGCTGGGGTTCGACGGCGATGGCGACCGTTGCGGCGTTGTCGATGACGAGGGCGAGGAGATCTTTGCCGACAAGGTGGGCGTCATCATGGCCCGCGATCTGTCGAAGCTCTATCCCGGCAGCACCTTCGTGGCGGATGTGAAATCGACCGGCTTGTTTGCCTCGGACCCGGAGTTGCAGGCGCAGGGGGCCAAGGCGGATTACTGGAAGACGGGCCACAGCCATATGAAGCGGCGCGTGAAGGAGATCGGCGCGCTGGCGGGGTTTGAGAAGTCAGGGCATTACTTTCTGGCCGAGCCGGTGGGGCGCGGCTACGATTGCGGGATGCGGGTGGCGGTGGAGATCTGCAAGCTGATGGACCGCAACCCCGAGATGTCGATGAGCGACCTGCGCCGCGCCTTGCCGCAGACCTGGGCGACGCCGACGATGAGCCCCTATTGCGCCGACGAGGAGAAATACCAGGTGCTGGAGCGGCTGGTGGAGAAGCTGGTCACCAAGCATGAGGCCGGTGAGCCGGTCGCGGGGCGGGCCATCAAGGAGGTGGTGACGGTGAACGGCGCGCGGGTGATCCTCGACAATGGCAGCTGGGGGCTGGTACGGGCCTCGTCCAATACGCCGAACCTCGTGGTGGTCTGTGAAAGTTCGGAAAGCGAGTCGGAAATGCGGGCGATTTTCGCCGATATCGACGCGGTGATCCGCACCGAGCCTTTGGTGGGCGAGTACGACCAGACGATCTGA